One genomic window of Prochlorococcus sp. MIT 0801 includes the following:
- the psbC gene encoding photosystem II reaction center protein CP43 encodes METPFNSLLNAPNQSLEETGYAWYVGNARLINLSGRLLGAHIAHAGLIVFWAGAMMLFEVSHFTMDKPMWEQGLICMPHVAMFGYGIGPGGEVTDVWPFFIAGVIHLVASGILGFGGVFHSLAGPEKLEEDFPFFSTDWRDKNQMTNILGFHLVVLGVGALLWSINWMYIGGAYDTWAPGGGEVRLINPTLDPRIIFGYLLSTPWGGGGWMVGVNSMEDIVGGHVYLGVIEIIGGLFHIFTQPYGWARRAFIWNGEGLLSYALGGICVASFVASCFIWFNNTAYPSEFYGPTNAEASQAQSFTFLVRDQRIGANVGSTMGPTGLGKYLMRSPTGEIIFGGETMRFWDFRGPWLEPLRGPNGLSLEKIQNDIQPWQVRRAAEYMTHAPNASINSVGGIITEPNAVNFVNLRQWLAGAQFFLGWFTFVGHLWHAGRARAAAAGFEKGISRSQEPALSMPDLD; translated from the coding sequence GTGGAAACGCCCTTTAATAGTTTACTCAACGCTCCTAATCAAAGTCTTGAAGAGACTGGTTACGCCTGGTATGTAGGAAATGCAAGGCTAATCAATCTTTCAGGAAGACTTTTAGGCGCTCACATTGCTCACGCAGGACTAATTGTGTTCTGGGCAGGCGCGATGATGCTTTTCGAAGTAAGTCACTTCACCATGGATAAACCCATGTGGGAACAAGGCTTAATTTGTATGCCTCACGTAGCCATGTTTGGATACGGCATTGGTCCAGGTGGAGAAGTCACAGATGTATGGCCTTTCTTCATTGCTGGTGTTATTCACCTAGTTGCATCTGGAATCCTTGGCTTTGGTGGTGTTTTTCACTCCCTCGCAGGTCCAGAGAAACTTGAAGAAGATTTCCCATTCTTCTCAACTGACTGGAGAGATAAAAACCAAATGACCAACATTCTTGGTTTTCATTTGGTTGTTCTAGGCGTTGGTGCTCTTCTATGGTCCATTAACTGGATGTACATAGGTGGTGCATACGACACTTGGGCTCCTGGTGGAGGAGAAGTTAGGTTGATCAACCCAACACTCGATCCAAGAATTATTTTTGGATATTTACTATCAACCCCTTGGGGTGGTGGTGGTTGGATGGTTGGTGTTAACTCAATGGAAGATATTGTCGGAGGACATGTTTACCTGGGAGTGATTGAAATAATTGGTGGTCTTTTCCATATCTTCACTCAGCCTTATGGATGGGCAAGGAGAGCCTTTATCTGGAACGGTGAAGGACTTCTAAGTTATGCGTTAGGTGGAATCTGTGTCGCAAGTTTTGTTGCCTCATGTTTCATCTGGTTTAACAACACTGCCTATCCATCTGAGTTCTACGGTCCAACAAACGCTGAAGCTTCTCAGGCCCAAAGTTTTACATTCCTAGTTCGCGACCAACGAATTGGAGCAAATGTAGGTTCAACAATGGGTCCGACTGGTTTAGGTAAATACCTAATGCGTTCTCCTACTGGTGAAATCATCTTTGGTGGAGAGACTATGCGTTTTTGGGATTTCCGAGGACCTTGGCTTGAGCCTCTTAGAGGACCAAATGGTCTCAGCCTTGAGAAGATTCAAAATGATATTCAGCCTTGGCAGGTTCGCCGTGCTGCTGAATACATGACACATGCTCCAAACGCTTCTATCAACTCAGTTGGTGGAATCATTACTGAGCCTAATGCTGTTAACTTTGTTAACTTGCGTCAATGGCTAGCAGGTGCTCAATTCTTCCTTGGTTGGTTTACTTTTGTAGGTCATCTTTGGCATGCTGGTCGTGCTAGAGCCGCTGCAGCTGGATTTGAAAAAGGTATCAGTCGTTCACAAGAGCCTGCTCTTTCAATGCCTGATCTAGATTAG
- a CDS encoding nucleoside triphosphate pyrophosphatase has protein sequence MFVLASASKARQKLLDQIALRHKVIVSDFDETQLQEPDPILKVKLLAKGKADSALKKLIEENHVLNTYQALLGCDSLFEFKGEIFEKPINKEQLISRWQRMSGQSGFLHTGHYLISLDNSKSDMESISQNNSCEGVVSTKIEFMNLSNFEINKYASTSEPYNCAGGFAIEGNGGLFIKKIDGCFSNVIGLSLPWLKNNLEKFGLSRLLLDR, from the coding sequence ATGTTTGTGCTTGCCTCTGCATCCAAAGCACGTCAAAAATTACTTGATCAAATAGCTTTGAGGCACAAAGTTATTGTAAGTGATTTTGATGAGACACAGCTTCAGGAACCAGATCCAATTTTGAAGGTCAAATTATTAGCCAAGGGTAAAGCTGACAGTGCATTAAAAAAGTTGATAGAAGAAAATCATGTCTTAAATACTTATCAAGCTTTATTAGGTTGTGATTCTTTGTTTGAGTTTAAGGGGGAAATTTTCGAAAAGCCAATTAATAAAGAGCAATTGATATCTAGATGGCAAAGAATGTCTGGTCAATCTGGTTTCTTACATACTGGTCACTATTTGATTTCGTTGGATAATTCTAAATCTGATATGGAAAGTATTTCACAAAATAATAGTTGCGAGGGAGTTGTGAGCACAAAAATTGAATTTATGAATTTATCCAATTTTGAGATTAATAAATATGCCTCAACTTCAGAACCATACAATTGTGCAGGAGGCTTTGCCATTGAGGGAAATGGAGGACTTTTTATTAAAAAAATAGATGGATGTTTTAGCAACGTTATTGGTCTTAGCTTACCTTGGTTAAAAAATAATTTAGAAAAATTTGGTTTATCTCGCTTGCTTTTAGATAGATAA
- a CDS encoding Npun_F0494 family protein: MLLIDQKIFRRAKKGIRNCPFNLLLFQSLQKESLSAQDVFENKSKYLRQEFMFINSSLFIENEFLKLIKIGVLRREVDGQGLTSKVRITPTGRKVLESHADLFTKRLSLIKKLIKCLKYQLSPR, encoded by the coding sequence ATGTTGCTGATTGACCAAAAAATCTTTAGAAGAGCAAAAAAAGGGATTAGGAATTGTCCCTTTAACTTACTTCTTTTTCAAAGTCTTCAAAAAGAGAGTCTTAGTGCTCAAGATGTTTTTGAAAATAAATCAAAATATTTGAGACAGGAATTTATGTTTATCAATAGTTCTTTATTCATCGAGAATGAATTTCTTAAATTAATTAAAATTGGTGTATTAAGAAGGGAAGTTGATGGCCAAGGGCTTACTTCAAAAGTTCGTATTACACCAACAGGAAGAAAAGTACTAGAAAGCCATGCAGATTTATTTACTAAAAGATTATCGCTTATAAAAAAATTAATTAAATGCCTAAAGTATCAATTATCACCGAGATGA
- a CDS encoding cobyric acid synthase: MNIDLKRTPLMVLGTSSGAGKTLIATAICRCLKRKGEQPIPFKGQNMSNNAWVDTKGREMAYSQALQSWSAGLEPSAEMNPVLLKPKGDCTSEVIHLGKSVGTSRAINYYEDWFDSGWEAIKKGLAILLKSKTDGRLIIEGAGSPVEVNLQHKDLTNLKLAKFLNANCILVADIERGGVFAQIIGTIALMKPDEKKLIKGIIINRFRGDKALFESGVTWIEKETGIPVLGILPWLKEIFPPEDSLDLLERKQINQSAEIEIAIIKLPRISNFSDLDPFFSDSSIQMRWIEPGQDLGNPDVLIIPGSKQTIKDLESLNKTGLSNQIKNYAKKGGNIFGICGGLQMLGKTLEDPHKQESINEISASSNMGMNLLPIKTTFGESKHTSQREEKVSWPGSQNIKGFEMHYGESKLINNKDSEIISLFKNSSLGWVIEKKDKSFIGGTYLHGIFENDEWRRQWINKIRQKKGLNHLRIDEENNNDKREKLLDLLTDAFEKNINIDILIK, from the coding sequence ATGAACATAGATCTCAAAAGGACTCCACTCATGGTTTTAGGAACCTCAAGTGGCGCAGGTAAAACGCTCATAGCTACTGCTATTTGTCGATGCTTAAAAAGGAAAGGGGAACAGCCAATACCTTTTAAGGGCCAAAACATGAGCAATAACGCTTGGGTTGATACGAAGGGAAGAGAAATGGCATATTCTCAAGCCCTTCAATCCTGGTCTGCAGGCTTAGAGCCAAGTGCTGAAATGAATCCTGTGCTTCTAAAGCCAAAAGGGGATTGTACAAGTGAAGTAATTCATCTAGGCAAAAGTGTCGGCACTAGCAGAGCGATCAATTATTACGAAGACTGGTTCGATTCAGGATGGGAGGCTATTAAAAAAGGCCTAGCAATATTATTAAAGAGTAAAACCGACGGAAGACTGATTATTGAAGGGGCTGGAAGTCCCGTAGAAGTGAATTTGCAACATAAAGATCTTACAAATTTGAAATTAGCAAAATTTCTAAATGCAAATTGTATTTTAGTAGCAGATATTGAAAGAGGAGGCGTTTTTGCTCAGATCATTGGAACAATTGCATTGATGAAACCTGATGAAAAAAAATTAATTAAAGGAATAATTATTAATAGATTCAGAGGTGACAAAGCCTTATTCGAATCAGGCGTCACATGGATAGAAAAAGAAACAGGAATCCCAGTTTTAGGAATATTACCGTGGCTAAAAGAGATTTTTCCACCTGAAGATTCCCTTGACTTACTTGAAAGGAAACAAATAAATCAAAGTGCAGAAATAGAAATAGCAATAATAAAATTACCTAGGATTAGCAATTTTTCTGATTTAGATCCTTTCTTTAGCGATTCAAGTATTCAAATGCGATGGATAGAACCTGGACAAGACCTAGGTAATCCAGATGTATTAATAATTCCTGGAAGCAAACAAACAATTAAAGATTTAGAAAGTCTAAATAAAACTGGTTTGAGCAATCAAATAAAAAATTATGCCAAAAAAGGGGGAAATATTTTTGGCATATGTGGAGGGTTACAAATGCTAGGAAAAACATTGGAAGACCCACACAAGCAGGAAAGTATTAATGAAATAAGTGCATCTTCAAATATGGGGATGAACCTTTTGCCAATCAAAACAACTTTTGGAGAAAGCAAGCACACCTCTCAAAGAGAAGAAAAAGTTTCATGGCCAGGTTCTCAGAATATAAAGGGGTTTGAAATGCATTACGGGGAAAGTAAGTTGATCAATAATAAAGATTCCGAAATTATTTCACTATTTAAAAACAGTTCTTTAGGGTGGGTAATTGAAAAAAAAGATAAAAGTTTTATTGGAGGAACTTATTTACATGGCATTTTTGAAAATGATGAATGGCGTAGGCAATGGATCAATAAAATAAGACAGAAAAAGGGATTAAATCATTTAAGAATTGATGAAGAGAATAATAATGATAAAAGAGAAAAATTATTAGATTTATTAACTGATGCCTTCGAAAAAAATATAAATATAGATATTTTAATCAAATGA
- a CDS encoding 2Fe-2S iron-sulfur cluster binding domain-containing protein, with protein sequence MNTVKINWPNKKSSNCSPGDDWLKAAYEADIEIPTGCLGGSCGACEIEVNGEVVRACIANVPNKKELNVEFFSDPYW encoded by the coding sequence ATGAATACTGTAAAAATTAACTGGCCTAATAAGAAATCAAGCAATTGTTCTCCTGGAGATGATTGGTTAAAAGCTGCCTATGAAGCTGATATCGAGATTCCTACTGGATGCCTAGGAGGAAGCTGCGGTGCTTGCGAAATAGAAGTCAACGGAGAAGTTGTACGTGCATGTATTGCTAATGTTCCAAACAAAAAAGAACTAAATGTTGAATTTTTTAGTGATCCTTATTGGTAA